In Bufo gargarizans isolate SCDJY-AF-19 chromosome 6, ASM1485885v1, whole genome shotgun sequence, a single genomic region encodes these proteins:
- the LOC122942007 gene encoding E3 SUMO-protein ligase ZBED1-like, whose product MEPYISLTIHFINDEWKLCSRCLQTSYFPEDHTGELISQGLKEALESWGLKEELQVCITTDNGTNIVKAVEINGWTRQQCFGHRLHLAIERSVKDARVEHAIGKCKKIVSAFSYAWKRKREMANAQAELNLLPHRLITETPTRWGSRQQMIQRLLEQEKAISQVLKADRKTRHLVPTLQDIDVLESMNKTLSPLLEFTDALSGEEYVSVSTVKPVLHLLNNTVLPLADDDIDTELTKDLKTAILKYLNEKYSDVATDDLLDMASLVDPRFRSSYIADDRRKFIFTKAVAEIQALLETQAVSATESSSPSHTSTGAAGEAQREPKRSKRSLGSFLKNASAQPGPATLTDREAIKIELKSYLQALDVEGEADPLEWWRLHQANFPRVASLAKKYLCIPATSAPSERAFSTSGNIVTCHRSALKPETVDKLVFLAKNLG is encoded by the exons atggagccttacattagTCTCACAATCCACTTCATCAATGACGAGTGGAAGTTGTGCAGCAGATGCCTACAGACATCTTATTTTCCCGAGGATCATACAGGTGAACTGATATCTCAGGGATTGAAGGAAGCGCTCgagtcatggggacttaaagaagAGTTACAAGTCTGCATAACCACCGACAATGGCACAAATATTGTGAAAGCAGTGGAAATTAACGGCTGGACAAGACAGCAGTGCTTTGGTCACAGGCTCCACCTCGCCATAG AGAGAAGTGTGAAAGATGCCCGTGTTGAACATGCCATTGGCAAATGCAAGAAAATTGTGAGTGCCTTTTCTTACGCTTGGAAAAGGAAGAGAGAAATGGCTAATGCCCAGGCTGAGCTAAACCTGCTTCCTCACCGCCTCATCACTGAAACACCAACAAGATGGGGGTCTCGACAACAGATGATTCAGCGGCTGCTCGAACAAGAGAAGGCCATATCACAGGTCCTGAAAGCAGACCGGAAAACCAGGCACCTGGTACCAACTTTGCAGGACATTGATGTGTTAGAATCTATGAACAAGACCCTCAGTCCCCTGTTGGAGTTTACAGATGCTCTGTCTGGAGAAGAGTATGTGAGTGTGTCGACTGTCAAACCTGTGCTTCACCTTCTAAACAACACAGTTCTTCCTCTAGCTGATGATGACATTGACACAGAACTGACGAAGGACTTGAAGACAGCCATCCTCAAGTATTTAAATGAGAAGTACTCGGACGTTGCAACTGATGACCTCCTGGATATGGCCTCCTTGGTCGACCCACGCTTCAGATCATCATATATAGCAGATGACCGAAGAAagttcatcttcacaaaggcaGTAGCAGAAATTCAGGCACTGCTAGAGACGCAAGCTGTGTCTGCCACAGAGTCATCATCACCATCACACACAAGCACAGGAGCTGCTGGAGAAGCCCAGAGAGAACCCAAGAGGAGTAAACGAAGTCTGGGCAGctttttaaaaaatgcatctgcTCAGCCTGGCCCAGCTACCCTCACCGACAGAGAAGCGATTAAAATTGAGCTTAAGAGTTACCTGCAGGCACTGGATGTAGAAGGAGAAGCTGACCCACTGGAGTGGTGGAGGTTGCACCAAGCTAATTTTCCCAGGGTGGCAAGCCTAGCCAAGAAATATCTTTGCATTCCTGCCACAAGTGCCCCTTCAGAAAGGGCATTCAGCACCAGTGGCAATATAGTAACATGCCACCGATCTGCACTGAAGCCCGAGACTGTGGACAAACTTGTGTTCCTGGCGAAAAACCTTGGCTGA